One genomic segment of Luteimonas galliterrae includes these proteins:
- a CDS encoding acyl-CoA thioesterase: MSLDNEKILFQMPIALRWRDLDAFNHVNNSNFLTYLEEARIRWFDSLDEEWVTDRVAPLLAAVQMNYRQPIPYPSSVVVELFAERVGSTSVTLGHRIMSEDGAILYGDGHVVMVWIDRASGRPTPLPDSVRRASSA; encoded by the coding sequence ATGAGCCTCGACAACGAAAAAATCCTGTTCCAGATGCCGATCGCCCTGCGCTGGCGCGACCTGGACGCGTTCAACCACGTCAACAATTCCAACTTCCTCACCTATCTCGAGGAGGCGCGGATCCGTTGGTTCGATTCGCTGGACGAGGAATGGGTCACCGATCGAGTCGCCCCGCTGCTGGCGGCGGTGCAGATGAACTATCGGCAGCCGATTCCGTACCCCTCGAGCGTGGTGGTCGAACTGTTCGCCGAGCGCGTCGGCAGCACCAGCGTAACGCTGGGCCACCGCATCATGAGCGAAGACGGCGCGATCCTGTACGGCGACGGCCACGTGGTGATGGTGTGGATCGACCGCGCCAGCGGGCGGCCGACGCCGTTGCCGGATTCCGTGCGCCGCGCCTCCAGCGCCTGA